A stretch of the Perca flavescens isolate YP-PL-M2 chromosome 3, PFLA_1.0, whole genome shotgun sequence genome encodes the following:
- the postnb gene encoding periostin, osteoblast specific factor b isoform X3, translated as MKLLFVAAFALFVFSTFDKAESSAYDKIVTHSRIRARKEGPNVCTLQQVMGTKKKYFSTCRNWYQGAICGKKATVLYECCPGYIKLEGMRGCPAVAPIDHVYGTLGLVKATSTQKYSDVSKLRPEIEGPGSFTFFAPSNEAWELLDEESRSALVSNVNIELYNALHYHMANKRLLTKDLKNGMTVTSMYNDLGLQINHYSNGVVTVNCARIIYGNQVSTNGVVHVIDRVISAVGNTIQDVIEVDDDLTTLNDVAQTTGFLEKLGQPGHYTLFAPTNEAFESLGSEVLERLQGDKEVLKALLNFHLLDSVHCSESIMSGTSYETLEGNNIEIGCDGESLTVNGIKMVRKKDIVTTNGVIHLIDQVLMPDSAKQVMELVGSSLSTFGDMVSELGLSADMMSDAEYTLLAPLNTVFNDEVMAMDQRLLRIILQNHILKKKIVLGQLFNGQRLETIGGKFLRVFIYRTAVCIENSCLLRGSKEGSNGALHLMRTLLKPAEKTMFEILTENGGFKIFLSLMESAGLTDLLKQEGDFTLFAPSDKAFAGMSSSDLSLLKSDINALRTILLYHISNGIFIGGGLEGGVTNLLKSLQSSNLRVLSANNSMLVNSVQIPESDIMATNGVVHFVNHVLYPGDIPVGSQDFLMLLKRLITYMQIKYISGFRYQEIPLTFMKTIITRVQHVPDVTKVTRVIQGEPSVTKVTRVIEGQPSVTKVTRVIEGQPSVTKVTRVIEGQPSVTKVTRVIEGEPSFSKVTRVIEGEPSFTKVTRVIDGPQFSVSSGSTNIALEETDLSNIEGDAERLTKMIQAGNRRKVRD; from the exons ATGAAGCTCCTTTTCGTAGCTGCCTTTGCACTCTTTGTGTTCTCCACATTTGACAAGGCTGAGTCTTCAGCTTATGACAAAATAGTCACCCACAGTCGCATCAGGGCAAGAAAAGAAGG ACCCAATGTCTGCACGCTCCAGCAGGTCATGGGGACCAAGAAAAAGTACTTTAGCACTTGTCGTAACTGGTACCAAGGGGCCATCTGTGGAAAGAAAGC GACTGTGCTTTATGAGTGCTGCCCTGGGTACATTAAGCTGGAAGGCATGCGTGGTTGCCCTGCAG TGGCCCCAATTGATCATGTGTATGGCACTTTGGGTCTGGTGAAGGCCACCTCAACCCAAAAATACTCTGATGTTTCTAAGCTAAGGCCTGAGATTGAGGGACCTGGATCCTTCACTTTCTTTGCCCCCAGCAACGAGGCCTGGGAGCTTTTGGATGAA GAGTCCAGGAGTGCACTGGTCAGCAATGTCAACATTGAACTGTACAACGCTCTGCATTATCATATGGCCAACAAACGCCTCTTGACCAAAGATTTAAAGAATGGAATGACAGTCACCTCCATGTACAATGACCTGGGTCTCCAAATCAACCATTACTCCAATGGG GTGGTGACTGTGAACTGCGCCAGGATTATCTATGGCAACCAGGTTTCCACCAATGGAGTTGTGCATGTCATTGACCGTGTTATCAGCGCTGTTGGAAACACAATCCAGGATGTCATTGAGGTTGACGATGACCTGACAACTCTGAAT GATGTGGCTCAAACCACTGGGTTCTTGGAGAAGCTGGGTCAGCCAGGACATTACACTCTCTTTGCCCCCACCAACGAAGCCTTTGAGAGTCTGGGCAGCGAAGTGTTGGAGAGACTTCAGGGCGACAAGGAGGTCCTCAAAG CTCTCCTGAATTTTCACCTTCTGGACTCAGTCCATTGCTCTGAGTCGATCATGTCCGGCACCTCTTACGAGACGCTGGAGGGCAACAACATTGAGATTGGCTGTGATGGCGAAAGTTTAACTGTCAACGGCATCAAGATGGTGCGCAAGAAGGACATTGTCACCACCAATGGTGTCATCCACCTTATTGACCAAGTGCTGATGCCAGACTCAG CTAAGCAGGTGATGGAACTGGTGGGAAGTTCCCTGTCAACCTTTGGTGACATGGTGTCCGAGCTGGGCCTGTCTGCTGACATGATGTCAGACGCCGAGTACACTTTGCTGGCTCCCCTCAACACTGTCTTTAATG ATGAAGTGATGGCCATGGATCAGAGGCTGCTCAGGATTATCCTGCAGAACCACATCTTGAAGAAAAAGATTGTCCTGGGACAGTTGTTTAACGGCCAGCGGCTGGAGACCATTGGAGGAAAATTTCTGAGGGTCTTCATCTATCGCACA GCTGTGTGCATTGAGAATTCCTGTCTGTTGAGAGGCAGTAAAGAAGGAAGCAACGGGGCCCTTCATCTCATGAGAACCCTGTTGAAACCGGCAGAAAAAACTATGTTTGAGATTCTGACAGAAAATGGAGGTTTCAA GATCTTTTTGTCTCTTATGGAAAGTGCTGGCTTGACTGACCTGCTGAAACAGGAGGGAGACTTTACTCTGTTCGCCCCGAGCGATAAGGCTTTTGCTGGCATGAGCAGCAGTGATCTGTCCTTGTTGAAGA GTGACATAAATGCTCTCAGAACCATTCTCTTGTATCACATCAGTAATGGTATCTTCATTGGTGGAGGTCTGGAGGGTGGGGTGACAAACCTTCTCAAGTCTCTTCAAAGCAGCAACCTCAGAGTGTTGTCT GCAAACAACTCAATGCTAGTGAACTCTGTCCAAATCCCTGAATCTGATATAATGGCCACAAATGGAGTCGTTCACTTCGTCAACCATGTCTTATATCCTGGAG ATATCCCTGTTGGAAGCCAGGATTTCCTCATGCTATTGAAGAGGCTCATCACTTACATGCAAATCAAG TACATTTCAGGATTCAGATATCAGGAAATTCCCCTTACATTTATGA AGACGATCATCACTCGTGTCCAGCACG TTCCTGATGTAACCAAAGTCACAAGGGTTATACAAGGGGAGCCCAGTGTTACCAAGGTTACCAGGGTCATTGAGGGTCAACCCTCGGTCACTAAGGTTACCAGGGTCATAGAGGGTCAACCCTCCGTCACTAAGGTTACCAGGGTCATAGAGGGTCAACCCTCCGTCACTAAGGTTACCAGGGTCATTGAGGGTGAACCATCCTTCAGTAAGGTGACCAGGGTCATTGAGGGTGAACCCTCCTTCACCAAAGTTACCAGGGTCATTGATG GCCCTCAGTTCTCAGTCAGCAGTGGCTCCACCAACATCGCCCTGGAAG AAACTGACCTTTCCAACATTGAAGGGGATGCTGAAAGACTTACCAAAATGATCCAAG CTGGCAACAGGAGAAAAGTAAGGGACTGA
- the postnb gene encoding periostin, osteoblast specific factor b isoform X2 encodes MKLLFVAAFALFVFSTFDKAESSAYDKIVTHSRIRARKEGPNVCTLQQVMGTKKKYFSTCRNWYQGAICGKKATVLYECCPGYIKLEGMRGCPAVAPIDHVYGTLGLVKATSTQKYSDVSKLRPEIEGPGSFTFFAPSNEAWELLDEESRSALVSNVNIELYNALHYHMANKRLLTKDLKNGMTVTSMYNDLGLQINHYSNGVVTVNCARIIYGNQVSTNGVVHVIDRVISAVGNTIQDVIEVDDDLTTLNDVAQTTGFLEKLGQPGHYTLFAPTNEAFESLGSEVLERLQGDKEVLKALLNFHLLDSVHCSESIMSGTSYETLEGNNIEIGCDGESLTVNGIKMVRKKDIVTTNGVIHLIDQVLMPDSAKQVMELVGSSLSTFGDMVSELGLSADMMSDAEYTLLAPLNTVFNDEVMAMDQRLLRIILQNHILKKKIVLGQLFNGQRLETIGGKFLRVFIYRTAVCIENSCLLRGSKEGSNGALHLMRTLLKPAEKTMFEILTENGGFKIFLSLMESAGLTDLLKQEGDFTLFAPSDKAFAGMSSSDLSLLKSDINALRTILLYHISNGIFIGGGLEGGVTNLLKSLQSSNLRVLSANNSMLVNSVQIPESDIMATNGVVHFVNHVLYPGDIPVGSQDFLMLLKRLITYMQIKYISGFRYQEIPLTFMKTIITRVQHVPDVTKVTRVIQGEPSVTKVTRVIEGQPSVTKVTRVIEGQPSVTKVTRVIEGQPSVTKVTRVIEGEPSFSKVTRVIEGEPSFTKVTRVIDGPQFSVSSGSTNIALEETDLSNIEGDAERLTKMIQGSTRRTATRRVLAGNRRKVRD; translated from the exons ATGAAGCTCCTTTTCGTAGCTGCCTTTGCACTCTTTGTGTTCTCCACATTTGACAAGGCTGAGTCTTCAGCTTATGACAAAATAGTCACCCACAGTCGCATCAGGGCAAGAAAAGAAGG ACCCAATGTCTGCACGCTCCAGCAGGTCATGGGGACCAAGAAAAAGTACTTTAGCACTTGTCGTAACTGGTACCAAGGGGCCATCTGTGGAAAGAAAGC GACTGTGCTTTATGAGTGCTGCCCTGGGTACATTAAGCTGGAAGGCATGCGTGGTTGCCCTGCAG TGGCCCCAATTGATCATGTGTATGGCACTTTGGGTCTGGTGAAGGCCACCTCAACCCAAAAATACTCTGATGTTTCTAAGCTAAGGCCTGAGATTGAGGGACCTGGATCCTTCACTTTCTTTGCCCCCAGCAACGAGGCCTGGGAGCTTTTGGATGAA GAGTCCAGGAGTGCACTGGTCAGCAATGTCAACATTGAACTGTACAACGCTCTGCATTATCATATGGCCAACAAACGCCTCTTGACCAAAGATTTAAAGAATGGAATGACAGTCACCTCCATGTACAATGACCTGGGTCTCCAAATCAACCATTACTCCAATGGG GTGGTGACTGTGAACTGCGCCAGGATTATCTATGGCAACCAGGTTTCCACCAATGGAGTTGTGCATGTCATTGACCGTGTTATCAGCGCTGTTGGAAACACAATCCAGGATGTCATTGAGGTTGACGATGACCTGACAACTCTGAAT GATGTGGCTCAAACCACTGGGTTCTTGGAGAAGCTGGGTCAGCCAGGACATTACACTCTCTTTGCCCCCACCAACGAAGCCTTTGAGAGTCTGGGCAGCGAAGTGTTGGAGAGACTTCAGGGCGACAAGGAGGTCCTCAAAG CTCTCCTGAATTTTCACCTTCTGGACTCAGTCCATTGCTCTGAGTCGATCATGTCCGGCACCTCTTACGAGACGCTGGAGGGCAACAACATTGAGATTGGCTGTGATGGCGAAAGTTTAACTGTCAACGGCATCAAGATGGTGCGCAAGAAGGACATTGTCACCACCAATGGTGTCATCCACCTTATTGACCAAGTGCTGATGCCAGACTCAG CTAAGCAGGTGATGGAACTGGTGGGAAGTTCCCTGTCAACCTTTGGTGACATGGTGTCCGAGCTGGGCCTGTCTGCTGACATGATGTCAGACGCCGAGTACACTTTGCTGGCTCCCCTCAACACTGTCTTTAATG ATGAAGTGATGGCCATGGATCAGAGGCTGCTCAGGATTATCCTGCAGAACCACATCTTGAAGAAAAAGATTGTCCTGGGACAGTTGTTTAACGGCCAGCGGCTGGAGACCATTGGAGGAAAATTTCTGAGGGTCTTCATCTATCGCACA GCTGTGTGCATTGAGAATTCCTGTCTGTTGAGAGGCAGTAAAGAAGGAAGCAACGGGGCCCTTCATCTCATGAGAACCCTGTTGAAACCGGCAGAAAAAACTATGTTTGAGATTCTGACAGAAAATGGAGGTTTCAA GATCTTTTTGTCTCTTATGGAAAGTGCTGGCTTGACTGACCTGCTGAAACAGGAGGGAGACTTTACTCTGTTCGCCCCGAGCGATAAGGCTTTTGCTGGCATGAGCAGCAGTGATCTGTCCTTGTTGAAGA GTGACATAAATGCTCTCAGAACCATTCTCTTGTATCACATCAGTAATGGTATCTTCATTGGTGGAGGTCTGGAGGGTGGGGTGACAAACCTTCTCAAGTCTCTTCAAAGCAGCAACCTCAGAGTGTTGTCT GCAAACAACTCAATGCTAGTGAACTCTGTCCAAATCCCTGAATCTGATATAATGGCCACAAATGGAGTCGTTCACTTCGTCAACCATGTCTTATATCCTGGAG ATATCCCTGTTGGAAGCCAGGATTTCCTCATGCTATTGAAGAGGCTCATCACTTACATGCAAATCAAG TACATTTCAGGATTCAGATATCAGGAAATTCCCCTTACATTTATGA AGACGATCATCACTCGTGTCCAGCACG TTCCTGATGTAACCAAAGTCACAAGGGTTATACAAGGGGAGCCCAGTGTTACCAAGGTTACCAGGGTCATTGAGGGTCAACCCTCGGTCACTAAGGTTACCAGGGTCATAGAGGGTCAACCCTCCGTCACTAAGGTTACCAGGGTCATAGAGGGTCAACCCTCCGTCACTAAGGTTACCAGGGTCATTGAGGGTGAACCATCCTTCAGTAAGGTGACCAGGGTCATTGAGGGTGAACCCTCCTTCACCAAAGTTACCAGGGTCATTGATG GCCCTCAGTTCTCAGTCAGCAGTGGCTCCACCAACATCGCCCTGGAAG AAACTGACCTTTCCAACATTGAAGGGGATGCTGAAAGACTTACCAAAATGATCCAAG GCAGTACAAGAAGAACTGCTACCCGGAGAGTTTTAG CTGGCAACAGGAGAAAAGTAAGGGACTGA
- the postnb gene encoding periostin, osteoblast specific factor b isoform X1, giving the protein MKLLFVAAFALFVFSTFDKAESSAYDKIVTHSRIRARKEGPNVCTLQQVMGTKKKYFSTCRNWYQGAICGKKATVLYECCPGYIKLEGMRGCPAVAPIDHVYGTLGLVKATSTQKYSDVSKLRPEIEGPGSFTFFAPSNEAWELLDEESRSALVSNVNIELYNALHYHMANKRLLTKDLKNGMTVTSMYNDLGLQINHYSNGVVTVNCARIIYGNQVSTNGVVHVIDRVISAVGNTIQDVIEVDDDLTTLNDVAQTTGFLEKLGQPGHYTLFAPTNEAFESLGSEVLERLQGDKEVLKALLNFHLLDSVHCSESIMSGTSYETLEGNNIEIGCDGESLTVNGIKMVRKKDIVTTNGVIHLIDQVLMPDSAKQVMELVGSSLSTFGDMVSELGLSADMMSDAEYTLLAPLNTVFNDEVMAMDQRLLRIILQNHILKKKIVLGQLFNGQRLETIGGKFLRVFIYRTAVCIENSCLLRGSKEGSNGALHLMRTLLKPAEKTMFEILTENGGFKIFLSLMESAGLTDLLKQEGDFTLFAPSDKAFAGMSSSDLSLLKSDINALRTILLYHISNGIFIGGGLEGGVTNLLKSLQSSNLRVLSANNSMLVNSVQIPESDIMATNGVVHFVNHVLYPGDIPVGSQDFLMLLKRLITYMQIKYISGFRYQEIPLTFMKTIITRVQHVPDVTKVTRVIQGEPSVTKVTRVIEGQPSVTKVTRVIEGQPSVTKVTRVIEGQPSVTKVTRVIEGEPSFSKVTRVIEGEPSFTKVTRVIDGPQFSVSSGSTNIALEETDLSNIEGDAERLTKMIQEGSTRRTATRRVLAGNRRKVRD; this is encoded by the exons ATGAAGCTCCTTTTCGTAGCTGCCTTTGCACTCTTTGTGTTCTCCACATTTGACAAGGCTGAGTCTTCAGCTTATGACAAAATAGTCACCCACAGTCGCATCAGGGCAAGAAAAGAAGG ACCCAATGTCTGCACGCTCCAGCAGGTCATGGGGACCAAGAAAAAGTACTTTAGCACTTGTCGTAACTGGTACCAAGGGGCCATCTGTGGAAAGAAAGC GACTGTGCTTTATGAGTGCTGCCCTGGGTACATTAAGCTGGAAGGCATGCGTGGTTGCCCTGCAG TGGCCCCAATTGATCATGTGTATGGCACTTTGGGTCTGGTGAAGGCCACCTCAACCCAAAAATACTCTGATGTTTCTAAGCTAAGGCCTGAGATTGAGGGACCTGGATCCTTCACTTTCTTTGCCCCCAGCAACGAGGCCTGGGAGCTTTTGGATGAA GAGTCCAGGAGTGCACTGGTCAGCAATGTCAACATTGAACTGTACAACGCTCTGCATTATCATATGGCCAACAAACGCCTCTTGACCAAAGATTTAAAGAATGGAATGACAGTCACCTCCATGTACAATGACCTGGGTCTCCAAATCAACCATTACTCCAATGGG GTGGTGACTGTGAACTGCGCCAGGATTATCTATGGCAACCAGGTTTCCACCAATGGAGTTGTGCATGTCATTGACCGTGTTATCAGCGCTGTTGGAAACACAATCCAGGATGTCATTGAGGTTGACGATGACCTGACAACTCTGAAT GATGTGGCTCAAACCACTGGGTTCTTGGAGAAGCTGGGTCAGCCAGGACATTACACTCTCTTTGCCCCCACCAACGAAGCCTTTGAGAGTCTGGGCAGCGAAGTGTTGGAGAGACTTCAGGGCGACAAGGAGGTCCTCAAAG CTCTCCTGAATTTTCACCTTCTGGACTCAGTCCATTGCTCTGAGTCGATCATGTCCGGCACCTCTTACGAGACGCTGGAGGGCAACAACATTGAGATTGGCTGTGATGGCGAAAGTTTAACTGTCAACGGCATCAAGATGGTGCGCAAGAAGGACATTGTCACCACCAATGGTGTCATCCACCTTATTGACCAAGTGCTGATGCCAGACTCAG CTAAGCAGGTGATGGAACTGGTGGGAAGTTCCCTGTCAACCTTTGGTGACATGGTGTCCGAGCTGGGCCTGTCTGCTGACATGATGTCAGACGCCGAGTACACTTTGCTGGCTCCCCTCAACACTGTCTTTAATG ATGAAGTGATGGCCATGGATCAGAGGCTGCTCAGGATTATCCTGCAGAACCACATCTTGAAGAAAAAGATTGTCCTGGGACAGTTGTTTAACGGCCAGCGGCTGGAGACCATTGGAGGAAAATTTCTGAGGGTCTTCATCTATCGCACA GCTGTGTGCATTGAGAATTCCTGTCTGTTGAGAGGCAGTAAAGAAGGAAGCAACGGGGCCCTTCATCTCATGAGAACCCTGTTGAAACCGGCAGAAAAAACTATGTTTGAGATTCTGACAGAAAATGGAGGTTTCAA GATCTTTTTGTCTCTTATGGAAAGTGCTGGCTTGACTGACCTGCTGAAACAGGAGGGAGACTTTACTCTGTTCGCCCCGAGCGATAAGGCTTTTGCTGGCATGAGCAGCAGTGATCTGTCCTTGTTGAAGA GTGACATAAATGCTCTCAGAACCATTCTCTTGTATCACATCAGTAATGGTATCTTCATTGGTGGAGGTCTGGAGGGTGGGGTGACAAACCTTCTCAAGTCTCTTCAAAGCAGCAACCTCAGAGTGTTGTCT GCAAACAACTCAATGCTAGTGAACTCTGTCCAAATCCCTGAATCTGATATAATGGCCACAAATGGAGTCGTTCACTTCGTCAACCATGTCTTATATCCTGGAG ATATCCCTGTTGGAAGCCAGGATTTCCTCATGCTATTGAAGAGGCTCATCACTTACATGCAAATCAAG TACATTTCAGGATTCAGATATCAGGAAATTCCCCTTACATTTATGA AGACGATCATCACTCGTGTCCAGCACG TTCCTGATGTAACCAAAGTCACAAGGGTTATACAAGGGGAGCCCAGTGTTACCAAGGTTACCAGGGTCATTGAGGGTCAACCCTCGGTCACTAAGGTTACCAGGGTCATAGAGGGTCAACCCTCCGTCACTAAGGTTACCAGGGTCATAGAGGGTCAACCCTCCGTCACTAAGGTTACCAGGGTCATTGAGGGTGAACCATCCTTCAGTAAGGTGACCAGGGTCATTGAGGGTGAACCCTCCTTCACCAAAGTTACCAGGGTCATTGATG GCCCTCAGTTCTCAGTCAGCAGTGGCTCCACCAACATCGCCCTGGAAG AAACTGACCTTTCCAACATTGAAGGGGATGCTGAAAGACTTACCAAAATGATCCAAG AAGGCAGTACAAGAAGAACTGCTACCCGGAGAGTTTTAG CTGGCAACAGGAGAAAAGTAAGGGACTGA